In one Ralstonia pickettii genomic region, the following are encoded:
- a CDS encoding nuclear transport factor 2 family protein encodes MPQPIPQTLNAPAQATLEAWHAMLESGNMDDLDRLFADEVVFRSPVAHTPYPGRTATTLVLRTVNTVFEDFKYHRSFVTGDGASVVLEFSANVSGKALKGIDMVRFNAEGKIVEFEVMVRPATGLQALGAAMGAKLGDKIALLKAEA; translated from the coding sequence ATGCCGCAGCCGATTCCCCAGACACTGAACGCGCCCGCGCAGGCCACGCTCGAGGCCTGGCATGCCATGCTCGAGAGCGGCAACATGGACGATCTCGACCGGCTGTTCGCCGATGAAGTGGTCTTCCGCTCACCCGTGGCGCACACGCCTTACCCGGGCCGCACGGCGACCACGCTGGTGCTTCGCACCGTCAACACCGTCTTTGAAGACTTCAAATACCACCGCAGCTTCGTCACCGGCGACGGCGCCAGCGTGGTGCTCGAATTCAGTGCCAACGTGAGCGGCAAGGCCCTCAAGGGCATCGACATGGTGCGCTTTAACGCTGAAGGCAAGATCGTCGAGTTTGAAGTCATGGTGCGCCCGGCCACCGGCCTGCAGGCACTCGGCGCGGCCATGGGTGCCAAATTGGGCGACAAGATCGCGCTGCTCAAGGCCGAAGCCTGA